A part of Streptomyces sp. NBC_01497 genomic DNA contains:
- a CDS encoding helix-turn-helix domain-containing protein, protein MAADSERPLNEVKFLTVAEVASVMRVSKMTVYRLVHSGHLPAIRVGRSFRVPEQAVHEYLRESYVGVESA, encoded by the coding sequence CAGCGAGAGGCCTCTCAACGAGGTCAAGTTCCTTACCGTGGCGGAAGTCGCCTCGGTGATGAGAGTGTCGAAGATGACCGTGTACCGCTTGGTGCACAGCGGTCATCTGCCGGCGATCCGGGTGGGCAGGTCTTTCCGGGTCCCGGAGCAAGCGGTTCACGAGTACCTCCGGGAGTCCTACGTGGGGGTGGAATCAGCCTGA